The window AGATTCCCATTGGTTGCGACAAAACGCACATCAAGATGGGTTGCCAGCGGGACCAGCGCATCTTCGGAAGCGACATCGACATGATGATGCAGCGCCGCCAGCGCCAGTACGCGATAGATAGCGCCAGAGTCCAGCAGATGCCATTGCAATGCTTCCGCCATTGCCTTGCACAGGGTGCCTTTACCTGCACCGCTTGGGCCATCAATGGTAATTACCGGGGCAATTGCCGTCATCTTTCTCTCCTTAAAACAGGCATACCGTTAACGTAAACGCCGCGCATTATACGTGCCAACGTCCACAATCGTTAACGTTGCGTGCAAAAAACCGAATCGTCTGTATTTAAATGCAGAATAATTGCGCAATTATAGCGGGCTGGCGAGTAACCAGCCCAAAAGATGACAATGTTTTACTTTTTGTCGGCAGTAATACGGTAGCGTATTATGTTGAGCAAGGTCGGCAGAAGCGGGATGAGTGTCCATTAAAGGTTTCGCATGTCGTGTTTATTGAACGCAGTCGTTATCTCAGCTCATGACCGGGACGCGCCAGCCCGGAAGCCGGCGCGAAAGTCATTCAGGCGGGAGTACTGATACGGGCAAGCTGCTCGAAATAGTCCGGGAAGGTTTTAGCGGTACACTTCGGATCAAGAATGGTGACCGGGGTGTCGGAGAGCGCCACCAGCGAGAAACACATCGCCATTCGGTGATCGTTATAGGTGCCTATTTCTGCAAACTGTAATTTTGCCGGCGGCGTGATGCGAATATAGTCATGCCCCTCTTCCACTTCCGCCCCGACCTTACGCAGTTCGGTCGCCATCGCGAACAGCCGGTCGGTCTCTTTCACCCGCCAGTTATAGATGTTGCGAAGGGTGGTGGTGCCTTTGGCAAACAGCGCCGCCGTCGCAATGGTCATCGCCGCATCCGGAATATGATTCATATCCATATCAATGGCTTTAAGCTCACCGCGGGTACAGGCAATAAAGTCGTCGCCCCAGGTAACGGTAGCCCCCATTTTTTCCAGTACGTCGGCAAACCGGATATCGCCCTGCATACTGTTGCGCCCAATGCCGGTCACCTTTACCGTGCCGCCTTTGATGGCGCCCGCCGCGAGGAAGTATGAGGCCGATGAGGCATCGCCCTCCACCAGATATACGCCCGGCGACTGATACTGCTGACCGCCCTTAACCACAAAACGCTGGTAGCGCTGGTTTTCAATCTCCACGCCGAACGTTTTCATCAGGTTTAAGGTGATGTCGATATACGGCTTCGACACCAGCTCGCCTTTAATACTGATAGTGGTGTCCTGCACCGCCAGCGGCGCGGTCATTAAGAGCGCCGTGAGGAACTGGCTGGAAACGCTGCCGTCGACGGTAACTTCGCCGCCGGTAAAACCGCCGCGCAGGCGAAGCGGCGGGTAGTTTTCCTGCTCCAGATAATCAATCTTCGCCCCGCCCTGCCTCAGCGCCTCAACCAGATGACCAATCGGCCGCTCTTTCATGCGCGGCTCGCCGGTCAGCACAATGTCGTTTTCGCCAAGACACAGCGCCGCGGCCAGCGGACGCATTGCCGTTCCGGCATTACCCAGAAACAGCTCCAGCGCCCCCTGCGCCTGTAATGCGCCACCGTTGCCGGTGATTTCACAGCGGGTGCGATCCGCAGAAAGGGTACAGGCGATCCCCAACGCGCTCAGCGCATTGAGCATATGGCGAACGTCATCGCTGTCTAACAGGTTGGTCAGTACGGTGGTGCCATGCGCTAACGCCGCCAGAAGCAACGCGCGGTTAGAGACGCTCTTGGAGCCGGGCAGATTAATGGTGCCATCGACCCGCGCGATGGGTTGTAACGTCAGGGATTCCATGAAACTCAACTCTCGAAAAACA is drawn from Citrobacter rodentium NBRC 105723 = DSM 16636 and contains these coding sequences:
- the aroA gene encoding 3-phosphoshikimate 1-carboxyvinyltransferase, which translates into the protein MESLTLQPIARVDGTINLPGSKSVSNRALLLAALAHGTTVLTNLLDSDDVRHMLNALSALGIACTLSADRTRCEITGNGGALQAQGALELFLGNAGTAMRPLAAALCLGENDIVLTGEPRMKERPIGHLVEALRQGGAKIDYLEQENYPPLRLRGGFTGGEVTVDGSVSSQFLTALLMTAPLAVQDTTISIKGELVSKPYIDITLNLMKTFGVEIENQRYQRFVVKGGQQYQSPGVYLVEGDASSASYFLAAGAIKGGTVKVTGIGRNSMQGDIRFADVLEKMGATVTWGDDFIACTRGELKAIDMDMNHIPDAAMTIATAALFAKGTTTLRNIYNWRVKETDRLFAMATELRKVGAEVEEGHDYIRITPPAKLQFAEIGTYNDHRMAMCFSLVALSDTPVTILDPKCTAKTFPDYFEQLARISTPA